AATTCACTATCGAAATTCCCATCAAGCAGGGTAAATCTTAAGAAACACAGGTAGTGGGGAGCAGGGGAGCAGGGGAGCAGGGGAGCAGGGGAGCAGGGGAGCAGGGGAGCAGGGGAGTAGGGGAGCCAGTGCGTTGCGCGGGTTTCCAAGGCACTCCGTTCGGTCGCCAGAATTGATATTATGTCCGTTTAAACACTTATGATATCTGTGGAGGTCGGTAATTGGGAACTTGTACTGAGCGAAGCCGAAGTATTGGGAATTGGTGAGCCAGCGCGGTCTTGGGGTTTCCCCAAGTGGAGCATCTGGCGTTAGCGAGCTTGCGAGCGTCACCCGAAGGGTAATTGGTAATTGGTTTTTACTATTACCCATTACCCATTACCAGGCAAACCGACTATATCGTAAGTAATTAGCCGAACTTATATGAAAGAAGTGCCGCCGCGCTCTCGTGCAAGTGGCGTTGTGTATCGGCGAGAGTACGGCACCGTCAGAGATTTGCGGTGCTACTCAGGCTGGTACAAATCCAAAGCACCCCTGCACCCCTTCTCCCCTGCACCCCTTCTCCCCTGCACTCCTTCTCCCCTGCACCCCTTCTCCCCTGCACCCCTTCTCCCCTGCACCCCTGCTAGAAATCAGTAGTTCCAGGGCAATTGCTCTGTCTATGTATTTTTCGGTAATGGTAGCGGCGTAATTGTGAAATCTAGTTTTCTAAATCTGGTAAGTAAGTTTACTGAAAGTGTAAATGACTAACCTCGGTGCTTTCACTTATCGTATTAATTAAGCGAGGGGTTGAGACACCAAACAAAGGCAATCAACCAGATCGCTAAAAGCAAAATCAACTCAAAATTAGAGGTTTAAAACTATGTCTCACAACTTGTTTATCGATGTAACCGAAGAGCAACAAGAAATCGTAGCTGGTGGCGTAGAAGGTCTTACCTTGTCAACATTATATAGCCGCATCTACCAACTCTCTGAAACTATTGGGCCAGTTGCAGCTTCTTCAGGCCCTGATGGTAGCACCATAGTGTCTGGTGGTATCCAAAAGACAATCCAAGAAGCTCTCCAAACATCTTCTCTATTTTCAGCATTAGTTGGCTAACGCTTTTCAATAGTATTGAATAACCTGGATGCTAATCAAAGGGTTACTTTCTTTACTCGTTTGAAGTCAACTGATGTTTGAATTCAGTATTCCAATTATCGAGATTACTCAAGTCCAATCAAGGAGTTTTTAACTATGTTACACGAACTATTTATCGATTTATCTGCTGAACAACAAGAAGTTGTAGCAGGTGGTGTAGCGACTCTAGACTTTAGCACCCTATATGCTAAAGCGTTCCAACAAACTGAAACTATTAGCCCAGTAGGTAGTAGTTCTGGTCTTGGCGGTAGCATTTTATTCGCTGGTGGTGTGCAAAAAACAATTCAAGAAGCTATTCAAACAGCTTCTTCCTTTAACGCAATAGTTGCCTAGTTTATGCAATAAATCGCGATGAGTATGATCATCTCTCAACGCGTGAGGAAGGGGAGTAATTAGCGCTCCCCTATCTAACCCTAGATTTTTGTTTTGATGGCAGTTAGCAATCAGCTATATATTAAATTCTAATGGATACAAAATTAATGATGTTTCCATAAATTGCTGATAGCTAACTGCTTTTTTTTAATTATTGTGCCATGTTCATTGTTGATATAACATTGTAACTTCACTTTTTCAAGGCTAAAAAATATGTCTAGCCCTATCAAACCGGAAATTGATGAATTATTTATTGATGTATCCGAACAACAACAAGAAGCTATATCTGGTGGACGTTC
Above is a window of Nostoc sp. UHCC 0702 DNA encoding:
- a CDS encoding CTB family bacteriocin — encoded protein: MSHNLFIDVTEEQQEIVAGGVEGLTLSTLYSRIYQLSETIGPVAASSGPDGSTIVSGGIQKTIQEALQTSSLFSALVG
- a CDS encoding CTB family bacteriocin; protein product: MLHELFIDLSAEQQEVVAGGVATLDFSTLYAKAFQQTETISPVGSSSGLGGSILFAGGVQKTIQEAIQTASSFNAIVA